Below is a genomic region from Vibrio mimicus.
GGTCTTGCTCCTTGCTCAGCCATGCGTGAATAAATCGCTTGATGCCCTGCGCGGTTTTTTGTCGAGTAGGGTTGGCCTTGCACCAGCCGATCATGTTTCGGATTTGCTGAGCAACATCCACAGCCGGGTAAAGCTCTCGGTACTCAAACAACTCAGATTGAGTCACGCCGTGAATGCTTGATTTGCCCTTGAGTGGGATTTCAAACAAAACAGGTTCCGCAGGCTTGTCGGTTTCGAGCTCGCTCGGAACAAATTCAGTGATCTGTTTGTTTGTATATGGTTTGGATCTGTTAATGGATTCGGTAATTTTCCCACTTCCATGGATTTGGGAATTTTCACAGTTCCATTCGGTAATATTACCGTTTCCATTCGGTAAATTTACCGAATCCATTTGGGAATCTTGCGTGGTTTCAGGGAACAGCAATTCAACCAAGCGATCACCATCAATCATGTAATGAGAAGTAGGAACGCCATTCGCCTTCTTAACTCGGGTTTGAATCACTTCGCCCAAGCGCTGTTTTAACTGTCTAATTGCGTAACGAACTTGATCGACAGAAAGGCACAGTTCATCAGCCAACTCATCGTTAGCTTTGTAGAACCACTCTCCGTTAGCTTTGGTGCTAGACCAGAAAACAAGCTGAGACAAAACAGCAGCATGAGTATGATTGCCTTCGCAAAATTTGATGTAAGGTCTAGGAATGCTAATCGCAGAGGACTGACCAGAAAGCTCTCTAACTGCATCAAACAATCTAGCCACGATTCACCTCCATCCCCAGAGAAAGCATCCAAAGCTGATGCAGTTCGCAAGGAAAGCGAACAGATGCCAATTTTTTACCAGACTTAGCTTCAGCCTTTTTGCTCTTGCGCTTTCTCGCTTGGGTGTTCTTTTCAGTGTGAATCGCTTCGTGGAGAGTCTTACCCTGAAAGCGCATGCGGTAAGAGAGCGTTTGCTTAGAAACGCCAAAAGCCTTACTGATTGCATCAAGTCCAACATAACCTTGGTATTCGTAGATAAAACGCATAAAGCTACTCCGCATGGCCGTCTGCCAATGCACGAAGTGAATCGCGCTTTACGTAGCGAGTAACCATTGGCATGTGAAGATGATTAGGGTTGAAAATAACCAGTGCAGAACCTTTGGTATTTCCGTTAACTGAGCGGTGCGTAATGGGGTTAACAAAAGAGATGCGACCGCCAACAATAAAGCGAATTTCCGTAGCGTTTTCCGGCCACCAGTTAGCGTCCGGTGTAGCAGGAACAAGCAGAACAGATCCGATCTTGTTTTTTACGCACTGTTCATAAGCTTTATCCATGAATGACTTGATCATTCCGCGAGAGTAGGGCGGGTTAACCCATGCAAAAGAGTTAGGCTTGCTAAAACCAAAAACAGAAGCCCAATTCTCAATAGAAAGCGCATTCATTTCCTCAGAAATAAATAACGGGCACTTGGTATTCAATTCATTGGCACAAGCATCAAAAGCAAATGAGAACTCAACGTTGATAGCGTTAAAAAGCCAGTTTGGAGTTGCCCAAGCGTC
It encodes:
- a CDS encoding ATPase; the encoded protein is MARLFDAVRELSGQSSAISIPRPYIKFCEGNHTHAAVLSQLVFWSSTKANGEWFYKANDELADELCLSVDQVRYAIRQLKQRLGEVIQTRVKKANGVPTSHYMIDGDRLVELLFPETTQDSQMDSVNLPNGNGNITEWNCENSQIHGSGKITESINRSKPYTNKQITEFVPSELETDKPAEPVLFEIPLKGKSSIHGVTQSELFEYRELYPAVDVAQQIRNMIGWCKANPTRQKTAQGIKRFIHAWLSKEQDRGRVAPASQATSAPDEVQKLKAKIRQLEIDINSENAALLRFKSHKNHASEIAASSCQRKLNEMLQQREALLAELSRA
- a CDS encoding phage N-6-adenine-methyltransferase translates to MSDFIASDLSPSEKDAWATPNWLFNAINVEFSFAFDACANELNTKCPLFISEEMNALSIENWASVFGFSKPNSFAWVNPPYSRGMIKSFMDKAYEQCVKNKIGSVLLVPATPDANWWPENATEIRFIVGGRISFVNPITHRSVNGNTKGSALVIFNPNHLHMPMVTRYVKRDSLRALADGHAE